The sequence TTTATTGACTTTTTGAAAATAGTTTTTCTCGTTTGTTGGACCAAATGCAACTGCACCGCCTACCCAAACGTTAGTTCTAGTTGAACCCGCTCTTGCACCACCACGTCCTTTTTGTCTCCATGGTTTTTTACCACCACCGCTTACAAAAGCACGACTTTTAGTATGAGCCGAATTTGCTCTTATACCAGCAAGGTAAGATTTTACATAAAGATATAGGTTGTGCGGATTTACTTCAGCGTAGCTTGCAGGAAGCTCTAACTCGCCTGAATTTTCAAATTTATCGTTTAATACGTGAATTTTACTCATTTTACAATCCTTATTTTACCCATTGCACCATTGTGACCAGGAACGCAACCTTTTACAACTACGATGCCATTTTGAGCGTCAAAGCTTATTAGCTCGTTTTTAACAGTAACTTTCTCATTGCCCATGTGTCCTGCCATTTTCA is a genomic window of Campylobacter concisus containing:
- the rplD gene encoding 50S ribosomal protein L4, whose translation is MSKIHVLNDKFENSGELELPASYAEVNPHNLYLYVKSYLAGIRANSAHTKSRAFVSGGGKKPWRQKGRGGARAGSTRTNVWVGGAVAFGPTNEKNYFQKVNKKQKRLALEYALAVKAQDGKIFAVDSISIESGKTKDAANIIKNLKVKDALIVKDLLDDKTLLAFRNLANCYVVDANEVNAYLVSTFSSVIIEKAALKTITKEG